The sequence ACATTGAAAATCAGGATACTTACAGTATCGTCAAGCGCCTGATCCCGGAGGGCAAAACCACTTGCTCGCTATGTTCCCGCCTGCGCCGCGGCATTCTATATCGCGTCGCCACAGAACTGGGTGCCACCAAAGTCGCGCTTGGTCATCATCGTGACGACATCATGGAAACTTTCTTTCTAAACATGTTTTTTGGCGGCAAGTTAAAAAGTATGCCGGCCAAGTTACAGTCAGACGACGGCAAACAAATCGTCATCCGCCCATTGGCCTATGTAAAAGAAGCGGATCTCAGCCGCTACGCTGAAGTGAAACAATTTCCGATCATTCCCTGCGATTTGTGCGGCAGTCAGGAAAATCTGCAGCGCAAACAGATCAAAGGCATGCTGCGTGATTGGGAAAAGAAGCATCCTGGGCGCGTAGATAACATTTTCTCGTCGCTGTCCACCGTCGCGCCCTCGCATCTGATGGATCGCAACCTGTTCGACTTCACCGGACTGAAAGCAACCGGCATTGCCGACCCCAACGGCGATATTGCCTTTGATGATGAGCCATGCGCCGTGCCAACTAATACTGTCTCAAGCATCATTCCGTTGCAAGTTGCCGAATAACTGAATAACCAGTTCGGCAAATCAAACGGCTTATTTTTGACGCTAAACGTTACAAATAAGCCGTTTTCCAACTTTGGATCACTGATTTAACCGATAAACCGTTTATGGCAGTTAAACGCACAATTCACCATCTTGCAAATTTTCAATGGTAGTTGCGAGATCGGACTATATAATCAAAACTCCTGCTGGCATTAAGCAAAGTCGATAAGCGGCCTCAATAAGCTGTATCAATCCGCCATGTCAACGGGACGTGAATTTGTTTTACGGGTGCTCATCTCGCTCTATTAATCATCGGAGAAGAAATTATATGCCCGCTTCCTACACCCTCAAAAGGGACAGCGATGGACAGTTTTATTTTGTGTTGTACGCAGCTAATGGTGAAGTCGTCTTAACCAGCGAAACCTACGCAGCCAAAGCATCTGCAGAAAATGGCATCGCCTCAGTACAAACCAACAGCTCGCATGATGACCGGTACAGCCGAAATCAGGCAGCCAATGGCAAGTTTTACTTCAATCTGAAAGCTGCCAATCATCAAGTCATCGGCCACAGTCTGATGTACAGCACGACCGTTGCCCGCGATGTTGCCATCGCCACGGTAAAGAAAAATGGACCAACGCAATCGGTAGTCAATGACACGTGACGACATAGTCACGTAATGGGCCAGTCAACGTCATCACATAACGGTTTAAAAATACGATTTCCATCGACCTCCGCATAACTTGGCGGATCACTTGATGGTTGTGTGAAGTTAGCTTTCTGTTGCGAGACTGTTGCACAAGAGGCAATAATTATTATTGTATTTGCAACCAACTGTAAGCCGCGTCATCTTTTCTGACGACAATCCGTTCTAGACTGCACAATACTAATTAAGGGCTCACATGAAACATCGATACCTTCATCGTTATGCTGTCCTGGCGTTCACTATTGCAGCCACTCTTACTGTCGCCGGTTGCGTGGTCGCACCGCAACAGCGCGTAGCGCATGAAAATCACATTGTTCAAACACCACCAGCGCCATTATCCGAGGTGATCCCGCCGCCACCTTATCCCGATGCCTATTGGATTGGCGGCCACTGGAAATGGGAAGGTAACCGCTATGTCTGGAACAACGGACACTGGGAACAATCTCGTCAAAATCAAGTGTTTCAGCATCCTTATTGGAGTAACAATGGTGTCGAATGGACCTATCATCCAGGTCGTTGGGTAACGCTGGTTCCAACCACTAGCACCTCAGCAATAGTCATCAACGTCGCGCCGCCTCCACCTAGAATCGAAAACCTGACGCCCTCGCCTAGTCCGAACCATGTCTGGATCGGCGGCTATTGGCGCTGGAACAATGGCGAGCACGTATGGGTCAGCGGACATTGGGAAGTGCGACGCGACGGTTATTTTTATGCACCGGCACATTGGTATCGAAGTGGCAACACCTGGACCTTTTCTAGCGGATTCTGGCAGCACTATTAAGCCTTTAAAGTGTCTTTGATGAGATGAAGTTGCTATAAATCGCATATTTACCTCCCACCGTGGCAATGCCACCATGGGAGGTTGACGTCTAGACGGATTATTTATCTGGGTTGACGTCCAATCCGTATTTAAAAATATCCTCAGCGTCGTAGCAGAAGCTCCAGCATCGACCAAATGGAAAGTACTATCTTTCTCGCTTCGTTCTCTTTTAAGGCCTCTCATTACTGATCGCGGAGATATTGCCTTGCCATATTGTTTATCCGCTATTGCCGACCAAAAACCATTGAAATGATTGTGGGCCATCGTGCTAAAATTTCGCACCTCATTTCACTGCAAAGTACCGTCATGAACGTCGTCATCCTCGCCGCTGGAATGGGCAAACGCATGCAGTCCGCCCTACCCAAAGTCTTACATCCGCTGGCGGGTAAATCCTTGCTAACGCATGTTATCGATACAGCACGCACCTTATCGCCCACGACGTTGTGCGTCATCTACGGGCACGGCGGCGATGCAGTGTTGACCCAATTTACTGCTGCCGACTTAGTATTTGCCAAGCAAGAGCCGCAACTAGGCACCGGCCACGCGGTCATGCAAGCGATTCCGCAACTCGACGACGCTGTGCCGACACTAGTTCTATACGGCGACGTGCCGCTGACCACCAGCGCATCGTTGCAACGTCTGGTAGCCGCAGCTGGCTCAGACAAACTCGGCATCTTGACAGTACAACTTGACGACCCAACCGGCTACGGCCGCATCGTTCGAGAAAATGGCGCAATTGTTCGTATTGTGGAACAAAAGGACGCCACCCCAACCGAGCGCGCTATTACCGAATGCAACACCGGCATCATGGTCGCACCCACCGTGCTGCTAAAGCAATGGCTCGCTGGCTTATCGAACAACAATGTACAGGGCGAATATTATCTGACCGATATCGTCGCCAGCGCCGTTGCCGGCGCCACCGAAGTCGTATCAGCGCAGCCAGACGCAGTATGGGAAACCTTAGGCGTCAACAGCAAAGTCCAATTGGCCGAACTGGAACGCATCCATCAACGTAGCGTTGCGGATCGTCTGCTGGAACAGGGCGTGACCTTGCTTGATCCAGCGCGTCTTGACGTGCGCGGCACGCTAACTTGCGGTCGCGATGTCACGATCGATGTTAATTGTATTTTTGAAGGAAGCGTCACGTTAGAAGATGGCGTGACTGTGGGTGCCAATTGCGTCATCAAAAATGCCCACATTGGCCTTGCAGCCAATATCAAACCTTTCTGCCACATCGAGCAAGCGACAGTCGGTGCAGCCTCCCAAATCGGACCTTATGCCCGGTTACGGCCCGGTACCACACTGGGCGAAGAAGTCCACATCGGCAATTTCGTCGAAGTCAAAAACAGCCAGATCGCCGCGCACAGCAAAGCCAATCATCTGACCTACCTCGGCGACGCGACAATCGGTTCGCGCGTTAATATCGGGGCCGGCACCATTACCTGTAACTATGACGGCGTCAATAAATCCCGCACCATCATTGAAGACGACGTATTTATCGGTAGCGTCAGTCAACTCGTGGCACCCGTCACGGTCGGCAAAGGCGCTACTTTGGGAGCAGGAACTACGCTGACCAAAAATGCGCCAGCAGGCAAACTCACCGTAGCGCGCAGTAAGCAAATGACGATCGATGGCTGGGAACGCCCTGTAAAAATAAAAAAATAGTACTTTTGGTAAGTTGCGCCAGAATTTGAACGCTAGCCAAGGCGGTTCATGGTGAAAGTTACGCCATTCAACCGATCATCATTAACCGCCTTAGACCGTCAACACAGCGAGCACTTCTGTCTCAAACCGCAATGTTAGTCTCAAACTTGCTGCGCAAAATCGAAAAATACGTTTTCACGTTGCGTACATTTTTTTGCGCCGCAAATAACTTATGCGCCATCGCATGATAGGCCGCCATATCGGCAACCTGCGCTACCAACACAAAATCCGGCCCTGGCGATACGCGATAGCATTGCAACACTGACGCCTCTTTCGCAACCAGCGCCTCAAATGCCACTTGATATTCGTCACCCTGATGATCCAGTGTGACTTCCACCAGCGCCGTTAGTCCCGCACCCACCTTTTCCGGCGCAACGATTGCCACCTGGCGCACGATCACGCCCAGATCGGTCAAGCGCTTAACCCGACGCAAACAGGTTGGTGCAGATGCATGAATAGTTGCCGCCAACTGCTGGTTGGTTTGCGATGCATCCATTTGCAGCGCGTTCAAAATACGCCGATCAAGCCCATCTAAAATAATATCCATATGGAAATTCAAAATTAATCTGAAATATTTAACCAAAAATTAGTGATATTTGAATTTAAATATCACCAATTAATTACAGTGAAATAATACGTCATTTTTAACTGTATAAAGAACATTTATTTCATTCTCTTACGCCTAGAATAGAATTATTCATATTTATTCTGAGGTTGCCATGTGCGGTATCGTCGGCGCAGTTGCGCAAAACAATGTCATTCCAATCCTCATCGAAGGATTAAAACGCCTTGAGTACCGCGGCTATGACTCTTGCGGCGTCGCTGTACATCTGGATGGAAAGTTGCAACGATCGCGCAGCACATCGCGCGTTGCCGATCTGGAAAGCCAGATCGTCACATCAGGGCTAAACGGATTTACCGGCATCGCCCACACTCGTTGGGCCACCCACGGCGCACCCGCCACGCACAACGCCCATCCGCACTTTTCCCGCGACCGCATTGCGCTGGTACACAACGGCATTATCGAAAATCACGATGACCTCCGTGCCGAATTGCAAGCCGTCGGTTATGTGTTCGAAAGTCAGACCGATACCGAAGTCATCGCCCATCTGGTTGATCACATGTACACCGGCGACTTGTTCGACACCGTCCAGCAGGCCGTCAAGCGCCTCACTGGCGCTTATGCCATCGCAGTATTTAGCCTTAATGAGCCACATCGCGTGGTCGCTGCCCGCCAAGGTTCACCGCTGATTGTTGGTATCGGGAAAGGGCAAAATTTCGTCGCATCCGACGCAATGGCGATCGCTGGCACGACCGATCAGATTGTCTATCTGGAAGAAGGTGACGTTGTCGATTTGCAACTGCAAGGCGTCTGGATCGTCGATGCCAATGGAAAATCTGTCGAGCGCGAAGTCAAAACCGTCCATGCGTATAGCAGCGCGGTCGAATTGGGGCCGTATCAGCACTACATGCAAAAAGAAATCTTCGAGCAACCACGCGCTATTGCCGATACGCTCGAAGGCGTCATTAACATCATGCCGGAACTGTTCGGCGACAAAGCATTCAGCACTTTTCAAAAAATAGATTCAGTCCTTATACTGGCATGCGGCACCAGCTATTACGCTGGCCTGACCGCCAAATACTGGCTAGAATCAATCGCCAAAATTCCCACCAATGTCGAAATCGCCAGCGAGTATCGCTATCGTGACAGCGTGCCGAACCCAAACACACTGGTCGTCACCATCACCCAAAGCGGCGAAACTGCCGACACACTCGCCGCCGTGAAACATGCGCGTGCCCTAGGAATGCTGCACACGCTGACGATTTGTAACGCCGCCACCAGCGCCATGGTGCGCGAATGCGCGCTAGCCTACATCACCCGCGCAGGCGTCGAAGTCGGCGTAGCCTCAACCAAAGCCTTCACCACGCAACTGGTCGGCCTCTTCTTGCTGACCCTGGCATTAGCACAGTCAAAAAATCGCCTCAGCGACGAACAAGAGCAAGCGCACCTCAAAGCACTACGTCATCTGCCCGCTGCGCTCCAAAGCGTCCTAGCACTGGAACCGCACATCGTCGCCTGGGCCGAAGCCTTTGCACGTAAAGAAAACGCACTTTTCCTCGGGCGCGGCATTCACTATCCAATCGCCCTCGAAGGCGCATTAAAGCTCAAAGAAATCACCTACATCCACGCCGAAGCCTACGCCGCTGGCGAACTAAAACACGGCCCGCTCGCGCTAGTCACCGAAGAAATGCCCGTCGTCACCGTCGCCCCCAACGACGCCCTAATCGAAAAGCTCAAATCCAACATGCAAGAAGTCCGCGCTCGTGGCGGTCAGTTATACGTCTTCGCCGACGCCGACTCCCGTATCAATTCCAGCGAAGGCGTACACGTGATTCGACTGCCGGAAAACTATGGCGTTCTATCACCAATTCTGCACGTGGTGCCGTTACAGTTACTGGCGTATCACACCGCGCTGGCACGTGGGACGGATGTGGATAAGCCGAGAAATTTGGCTAAGTCGGTGACGGTTGAGTGAGTAGCGGTAAGCGCGTCATTTTAATGTGTGGACCACAAAAAAATTCACTTAATGATTGAGTAATGCCTCCCTAAGTTGGCAACCGCTATTGCATCATGTGACCAGTTTTTCGGCCATCCGAAACCGCTATGAAATCTTTACGAAAGCGGCTCACTAAGGTCACTTTCACCGTCGTGGAGCCGCTGGTGACTAGCACTAAATGTCGTCTGGTTTAAACAAGCCAAACAGCATGCGGCGCGCGACTAAGCCGCGAGGAGCAAGTTGTCCATAATTGCCGAACCCTCCTTAAACCAACTGCTGAACCACCTTCGGCGTGGCGACAACATCGCGTTGCCGGATCTTTTTATTAAAATCGTCAGCGAACATCCCCGATATTTAATGCATCCAATTTTCCAAAAACCTGATTCCCGTGTGCGTTAGCGCATACGCAACAACTCGGGGGCGCTACCTGTCACCGGCCTCACGTTGGTCACAAGCGATTATTGGATTGCAATGGCGACCGCTCCGCATACATTAAACCGTCATCGCTAACGGTTTACCCAAATCCAGCCCAAGCACTTCTGCAAACTTCGCCAACTGCGCGGCATCTTTGCCGGAAGGCAGCGCACGCAATGCAGCAAACGCAATCCATTTCGCATCGACTTCAAAAAAATCACGTAGGTTAGCGCGTGTATCGCTGCGTCCAAAGCCATCCGTTCCCAATGTAACGTAATCTGCCGGGACGTAGGCACGGATACTTTCGGGAATACTCCTCACGTAATCGCTGGCGGCAATAACAGGCCCCCTACTCGGGCTCAGTTGCTGCGTGACATACGCTTCGGTCGAAACGTAAGAAAGGCGTTGATTGCGTTCTGCTGCGATGCCGTCGCGTGCCAGCTCGGTGAAGCTGGTGACGCTCCAGACTTCCGCGATCACACCGAATTTTTCTTTAAGCAAAGCAGCAGCGCCAATTGCTTCTTTCAAGATCGGTCCGGCACCCAGCAAACGTACGTCAGGATTTTCCTGCGATTGTAGGCAATACATGCCGCGCTTGATACCCTCTTCAGCACCTTGCGGAAGGCTCGGCTGCGCTTCATTTTCGTTAGTCGCGGTGAGGTAGTAAAAAACATCCTCATTGTTGTCCAGCATACGGTGCATACCATCCTGCACGATCACTGCCAATTCATAGGCATACGCAGGATCGTAGGACACACAATTCGGCACCATTGCTGCCATCACATGACTGGAACCATCCTGATGCTGCAAGCCTTCGCCCGCCAGCGTGGTGCGCCCTGAGGTCGCGCCAATCAGAAAGCCGCGCGCACGTTGGTCGGCGGCGGCCCAGATCAAATCGCCGATGCGCTGGAAGCCAAACATCGAGTAGTAGATATAGAACGGCAACATCGGCAAACCATGTACCGAATAGCTGGTTGCAGCCGCCGTCCACGAAGAAATCGCCCCCGCTTCGGTAATGCCTTCTTCCAAAATCTGTCCGTCCTTGGCCTCGCGATAGGACAGAATTGAGCCAATGTCTTCTGGCTCATATAGTTGACCTTGTGCGGAATAAATCCCCACTTGCCGAAACAGGTTGGCCATGCCGAAAGTACGTGCCTCATCGGCCACAATCGGTACGATGTGTTTGCCTATTACAGCGTCCTTCAACAATCCCCCCATCATCCGCACCAGCGCCATGGTGGTCGACATCTCCCTGTTATCGGCTTCGAGCGCAAATTTAGCGTAGGCACTGATTTCCGGTACTGCCAATTTGGTTTGCACTTTATTTCTGCGTGGCATGAAACCACCCAGCGAAGCGCGTCGCTCCAACAAATGGCGCATTTCGGCACTGTTATCAGCGGGCTTATAAAACGCCAGCGCTTCGCAATCCGCATCCGAAATCGGTAAACGAAAGCGGTCACGGAACGCGATCAGATCGCTGGTATCGAGTTTTTTCTGTTGGTGCGTGGTCATCTTGCCCTGACCCGCTGCGCCCATACCAAAACCTTTTTTGGTTTGCGCCAAAATCACCGT is a genomic window of Glaciimonas sp. CA11.2 containing:
- the ttcA gene encoding tRNA 2-thiocytidine(32) synthetase TtcA; this translates as MLDLIPAIPHLASAVAEQPAPPSAKQVEKIAHENNKLHKRLCRQVGQAIGDFNMIEDGDKIMVCLSGGKDSYALLDILITLRQRAPINFEIIAVNLDQKQPNFPAHILPDYLTKLGVAFHIENQDTYSIVKRLIPEGKTTCSLCSRLRRGILYRVATELGATKVALGHHRDDIMETFFLNMFFGGKLKSMPAKLQSDDGKQIVIRPLAYVKEADLSRYAEVKQFPIIPCDLCGSQENLQRKQIKGMLRDWEKKHPGRVDNIFSSLSTVAPSHLMDRNLFDFTGLKATGIADPNGDIAFDDEPCAVPTNTVSSIIPLQVAE
- a CDS encoding YegP family protein, with the translated sequence MPASYTLKRDSDGQFYFVLYAANGEVVLTSETYAAKASAENGIASVQTNSSHDDRYSRNQAANGKFYFNLKAANHQVIGHSLMYSTTVARDVAIATVKKNGPTQSVVNDT
- the glmU gene encoding bifunctional UDP-N-acetylglucosamine diphosphorylase/glucosamine-1-phosphate N-acetyltransferase GlmU; the encoded protein is MNVVILAAGMGKRMQSALPKVLHPLAGKSLLTHVIDTARTLSPTTLCVIYGHGGDAVLTQFTAADLVFAKQEPQLGTGHAVMQAIPQLDDAVPTLVLYGDVPLTTSASLQRLVAAAGSDKLGILTVQLDDPTGYGRIVRENGAIVRIVEQKDATPTERAITECNTGIMVAPTVLLKQWLAGLSNNNVQGEYYLTDIVASAVAGATEVVSAQPDAVWETLGVNSKVQLAELERIHQRSVADRLLEQGVTLLDPARLDVRGTLTCGRDVTIDVNCIFEGSVTLEDGVTVGANCVIKNAHIGLAANIKPFCHIEQATVGAASQIGPYARLRPGTTLGEEVHIGNFVEVKNSQIAAHSKANHLTYLGDATIGSRVNIGAGTITCNYDGVNKSRTIIEDDVFIGSVSQLVAPVTVGKGATLGAGTTLTKNAPAGKLTVARSKQMTIDGWERPVKIKK
- a CDS encoding Lrp/AsnC family transcriptional regulator, whose product is MDIILDGLDRRILNALQMDASQTNQQLAATIHASAPTCLRRVKRLTDLGVIVRQVAIVAPEKVGAGLTALVEVTLDHQGDEYQVAFEALVAKEASVLQCYRVSPGPDFVLVAQVADMAAYHAMAHKLFAAQKNVRNVKTYFSILRSKFETNIAV
- the glmS gene encoding glutamine--fructose-6-phosphate transaminase (isomerizing), giving the protein MCGIVGAVAQNNVIPILIEGLKRLEYRGYDSCGVAVHLDGKLQRSRSTSRVADLESQIVTSGLNGFTGIAHTRWATHGAPATHNAHPHFSRDRIALVHNGIIENHDDLRAELQAVGYVFESQTDTEVIAHLVDHMYTGDLFDTVQQAVKRLTGAYAIAVFSLNEPHRVVAARQGSPLIVGIGKGQNFVASDAMAIAGTTDQIVYLEEGDVVDLQLQGVWIVDANGKSVEREVKTVHAYSSAVELGPYQHYMQKEIFEQPRAIADTLEGVINIMPELFGDKAFSTFQKIDSVLILACGTSYYAGLTAKYWLESIAKIPTNVEIASEYRYRDSVPNPNTLVVTITQSGETADTLAAVKHARALGMLHTLTICNAATSAMVRECALAYITRAGVEVGVASTKAFTTQLVGLFLLTLALAQSKNRLSDEQEQAHLKALRHLPAALQSVLALEPHIVAWAEAFARKENALFLGRGIHYPIALEGALKLKEITYIHAEAYAAGELKHGPLALVTEEMPVVTVAPNDALIEKLKSNMQEVRARGGQLYVFADADSRINSSEGVHVIRLPENYGVLSPILHVVPLQLLAYHTALARGTDVDKPRNLAKSVTVE
- the mdeB gene encoding alpha-ketoglutarate dehydrogenase produces the protein MEMSSTNHLNGQFDSDVQETSEWMEAFQGVIEAAGPERARYLLSRLSAAAQKAGIKWRDSRNTPYTNTIRVEDEPPFPGGSDALAMEQHLGSLIRWNALAMVVRANRAYGELGGHIASYASAADLFEVGFNHFFRARTDDFGGDLVYFQAHSAPGIYARAFLEGTLTEKELSFYRQEIEGKKQGTQGLSSYPHPWLMENFWQFPTGSMGLGPISAIYHARFMRYMENRSLLKPQDRKVWGVFGDGEMDEPESLAALSLASRETLDNLVFVVNCNLQRLDGPVRGNGHIVDELETLFTGAGWNVIKLLWGSDWDLLFARDKSGELVNALNDTVDGQLQTFAANDGAFNRAHFFGQNPAMQAIGATLTDDEIDRLRRGGHDMKKIHAAYEAAANHRGQPTVILAQTKKGFGMGAAGQGKMTTHQQKKLDTSDLIAFRDRFRLPISDADCEALAFYKPADNSAEMRHLLERRASLGGFMPRRNKVQTKLAVPEISAYAKFALEADNREMSTTMALVRMMGGLLKDAVIGKHIVPIVADEARTFGMANLFRQVGIYSAQGQLYEPEDIGSILSYREAKDGQILEEGITEAGAISSWTAAATSYSVHGLPMLPFYIYYSMFGFQRIGDLIWAAADQRARGFLIGATSGRTTLAGEGLQHQDGSSHVMAAMVPNCVSYDPAYAYELAVIVQDGMHRMLDNNEDVFYYLTATNENEAQPSLPQGAEEGIKRGMYCLQSQENPDVRLLGAGPILKEAIGAAALLKEKFGVIAEVWSVTSFTELARDGIAAERNQRLSYVSTEAYVTQQLSPSRGPVIAASDYVRSIPESIRAYVPADYVTLGTDGFGRSDTRANLRDFFEVDAKWIAFAALRALPSGKDAAQLAKFAEVLGLDLGKPLAMTV